One genomic window of Melanotaenia boesemani isolate fMelBoe1 chromosome 20, fMelBoe1.pri, whole genome shotgun sequence includes the following:
- the LOC121630652 gene encoding disheveled-associated activator of morphogenesis 1-like codes for MATREKQPWSLAALFPCCFRENDQPEITYCNENVAKVVAMEPTLPPPPLQELDAMFTELVDELELTEKHRVAMFALPAEKKWQIYCSKKMEAEENKGATRWPEFYIDQIRTMAARKTLLALEDGEDQSRQRTVEDLKTALRTQPIRFITRFIELDGLSCILNFLRSMDDETAESQIHTSLIGCLKALMNSSQGRAHVLGHCECINIIAQSLATENIKAKVAVLEILGAVCLVPGGHKKVLDAMLHFQKFSSERTRFQNLVTDLDRSTGRYRDEVSLKTAIMFFINAVLSQGAGETSLEFRIHLRYEFLMLGIQPIIDKLRSHDNAILDRHLDFFEMLRNEDELQMSKRFDVTHINTKSATQMFELIRKRLNHTEAFPHLLSALQHCLMMPYKQTRMMLQYWVLLDRIIQQLVLQTEKGENPDVTPLEDFNVRNIVRMLVKENEVKQWKEQTAEMRKEHQNLQQRLDKKERECEAKNKEMEDMMATLNKMKDKLERESNEHKQTKRQVEELSARLQQLSSSSSLPGGPPLTSGGLVHPSPISSIPTPPPPPPPPGGPPPFGMAPFAPPPPPPGAPLGTGQMKKNIPQPSNPLKSFNWSKLPENKIEGTIWKEIDDLNVFKVLDLEEFQKTFSAYQRPTKDTEEDHTPAKKVKELSVIDGRRAQNCNILLSRLKLTNEEICRAILTMDEQEDLPKDMLEQLLKFVPEKSDIELLEEHKHELDRMAKADRFLYDMSRINHYQQRLQTLYFKKKFADRVAEVKPKIQALSLASKEVVQSGMLRQLLEVVLAFGNYMNKGQRGNAFGFKVSSLNKMADTRSSTDKNVTLLHYMISVLESKFPAVSAVSEELQNVPEAAKVNMTELEKDIGNLKSGLKSTEMELQYQQAQSSQLPLDRFVPVVGQFITVASFSFSDVEESLREAKELLVKALGCFGEDSSNLKPDEFFGIFSTFLTAFSEAKEDNEDMTRRREEEEKRALMEAQMKKDRELRMRKNKASEECGEFDDLVSALRSGEVFDRNLSNLNHRKRRRHNTFESSRERPATKLNQNQDSG; via the exons ATGGCAACCAGAGAAAAGCAGCCTTGGAGCCTGGCGGCTCTGTTTCCATGCTGCTTCAGAGAAAATGACCAACCAGAAATCACCTACTGCAACGAAAACGTCGCCAAAGTGGTTGCAATGGAGCCCACGCTGCCCCCGCCCCCCCTTCAAGAGCTGGACGCCATGTTTACTGAGTTGGTG GATGAACTGGAGCTCACAGAGAAGCACCGAGTGGCCATGTTTGCTCTGCCAGCAGAGAAGAAGTGGCAGATTTACTGCAGCAAGAAAATG GAAGCTGAAGAGAACAAAGGAGCAACGAGATGGCCTGAATTTTATATCGATCAGATCAGAACCATGGCTGCT AGGAAGACTCTGCTGGCGTTGGAGGATGGGGAAGACCAGAGCAGGCAGAGGACAGTAGAAGATCTGAAGACAGCGCTGCGAACTCAGCCAATCAG GTTCATCACTCGATTCATCGAGCTGGACGGCCTCTCCTGCATCCTGAACTTCCTCAGGTCGATGGATGACGAGACGGCCGAGTCTCAGATCCACacctctctgattggctgcctcAAAGCTCTGATGAACAGCTCTCAGGGCAGAGCTCATGTCCTGGGCCACTGCGAGTGCATCAACATCATCGCTCAAAGTCTGGCCACAGAGAACATTAAAGCCAAG GTGGCGGTGTTGGAGATCCTGGGTGCTGTGTGTCTGGTACCAGGAGGACATAAGAAAGTTCTGGACGCCATGCTTCACTTCCAGAAGTTTTCCTCGGAGAGAACTCGCTTCCAG AACCTGGTGACCGACTTGGACAGATCCACAGGTCGCTACAGAGATGAAGTCAGTCTGAAGACCGCCATCATGTTCTTCATCAATGCTGTGCTCAGTCAGGGAGCAGGAGAG ACCAGTCTGGAGTTCAGAATCCATTTACGCTACGAGTTTCTGATGCTGGGCATTCAGCCGATCATCGACAAGCTACGCTCCCATGACAACGCCATCCTGGACAG ACATCTGGACTTCTTCGAGATGTTGAGGAACGAAGACGAGCTCCAGATGTCCAAACGCTTTGATGTT ACTCACATCAACACTAAAAGTGCGACGCAGATGTTTGAGCTGatcaggaagagactgaaccaCACAGAAGCTTTTCCTCACCTTCTGTCAGCTCTGCAGCACTGCCTCATGATGCCCT ATAAGCAGACCCGGATGATGCTTCAGTACTGGGTGTTGTTGGACCGGATAATTCAGCAGCTGGttctgcagacagaaaaaggagaaaacccTGACGTCACTCCTCTGGAGGACTTCAATGTTAGAAATATAGTTCGCAT GTTGGTCAAAGAAAATGAAGTCAAACAGTGGAAAGAACAAACCGCTGAAATGAGAAAag AACATCAGAACCTGCAGCAGCGCCTGGACAAGAAGGAGAGGGAGTGTGAAGCCAAGAATAAGGAGATGGAAGACATGATGGCTACGCTGAATAAGATGAAGGACAAACTGGAGCGAGAGAGCAACGAGCACAAGCAGACTAAACGACAAGTAGAAGAACTTTCTGCTCGTCTGCAGCAGCTCAGTTCT AGCTCCAGCCTTCCAGGAGGACCTCCACTGACCTCTGGTGGTTTAGTTCATCCTTCTCCCATCTCATCCATccccactcctcctcctccacctcctcctccaggaGGCCCTCCACCTTTTGGCATGGCTCCATTtgccccacctcctcctcctccaggagCTCCCCTGGGAACAGGACAGATGAAGAAGAACATTCCTCAGCCATCTAATCCGCTGAAGTCCTTCAACTGGAGCAAACTGCCTGAG aACAAGATTGAAGGAACCATCTGGAAAGAGATTGATGATCTGAACGTGTTCAAAGTTCTGGATCTGGAGGAGTTTCAGAAGACTTTCTCAGCTTACCAGAGACCAACA AAAGACACAGAGGAAGACCACACGCCTGCCAAGAAAGTCAAGGAACTGTCAGTGATTGATGGCCGCCGAGCACAGAACTGCAACATCCTGCTATCACG ACTGAAGCTGACCAATGAGGAGATCTGCCGCGCCATCCTGACCATGGATGAGCAGGAAGACCTGCCCAAAGACATGCTGGAGCAG cttcTAAAGTTTGTTCCTGAGAAAAGTGACATTGAGCTCTTGGAAGAACACAAGCATGAGCTGGACCGCATGGCTAAAGCTGACCGCTTCCTGTACGACATGAGCAG AATCAATCACTACCAGCAGCGACTCCAGACTCTTTACTTCAAAAAGAAATTTGCTGACAGAGTGGCTGAAGTCAAACCAAAAATCCAAG CTCTGAGTCTAGCATCCAAGGAGGTGGTCCAGAGTGGGATGCTGCGTCAGCTCCTGGAGGTGGTTCTGGCCTTTGGGAACTACATGAACAAAGGACAACGAGGAAACGCTTTTGGATTCAAAGTGTCCAGCCTGAACAAGATGGCTGACACCAGATCCAGCACTGATAA AAACGTGACTCTGCTCCACTACATGATCTCTGTGTTGGAGTCCAAATTTCCTGCAGTGTCAGCGGTCAGTGAAGAGCTGCAGAACGTTCCGGAAGCTGCTAAAGTCAA TATGACTGAGCTGGAGAAGGACATCGGTAATCTGAAGTCTGGTCTGAAAAGCACTGAGATG GAGCTGCAGTACCAGCAAGCTCAGTCCAGTCAGCTTCCACTTGATCGGTTTGTACCTGTGGTGGGTCAGTTCATCACCGTAGCATCTTTCAGCTTCTCAGATGTAGAGGAGTCGCTCCGAGAAGCCAAAGAACTG CTTGTAAAGGCGCTGGGGTGTTTTGGAGAAGACTCGTCCAACCTGAAGCCAGACGAGTTCTTTGGAATCTTCAGCACTTTCCTCACAGCGTTCTCAGAGGCCAAAGAGGACAACGAGGACATGACCCGACGgcgggaggaggaggagaaacggGCGCTCATGGAGGCTCAG ATGAAGAAGGACAGAGAactgaggatgaggaagaacaAAGCAAGTGAGGAGTGTGGTGAGTTCGATGACCTGGTATCTGCTCTGCGCTCTGGAGAGGTCTTCGACAGAAATCTGTCCAACCTGAACCACAGAAAACGGAGGAGGCACAACACTTTCGAGAGCAGCCGAGAGAGGCCGGCGActaaactgaaccagaaccaggacagtGGCTAA